The Actinocatenispora sera genome has a window encoding:
- a CDS encoding non-ribosomal peptide synthetase: MADESLFALVLAQARATPDAIAVRQWDRAESYASLLGRAGALAATLPTAGTGLIGVCTERGVEMVVAVLGALGSGAGYLPLDPAHPRDRLRHLVTESQVDAIVVDAAGRAALGRVDVPLVEIPAAPLPLADVPAGPPGRDRLAYLAYTSGSTGTPKGVLVSQRSVLEFVDACRALTGATAADRLLGLTSLSWDASVMDLFLTLTTGATVALVGHRDRIDPARLVGFAAAHEVTWCVCTPPVLALLDPVALPTLRTIVVGGEALPPRLVRRWRDRHLFNVYGPTETTVFVLAADLHGAPDGEPPIGAPVGAHAAYLVDEALQPVPDGEIGELLIGGPGVAYGYLNAPRLTATRFVPDALSGRPGERLYRTGDLARRRPDGQLEFLGRRDGQVKIRGQRVETGEIEAVLQAHPDVTQAAVLALPGPIGPELVAYLAPATAPADGELVAHAARRLTDAMVPRRYVRLDALPFTVVGKVDRDALAALTTIDPAATPADPVAAAWARVLGGSPGPDDDFFAHGGHSLAAMRLVAELRELFARDVTVEDVFAGRTPAGIAARVAAAGPLTGPEPTTGNPPTLSPSQRRLWFVDQLAPDSAAYNIAFAERIRGPLDVPVLAAALRRVADRHDVLRWRIEQHDGVPRPVCDPSGEVPLPVTDVTEAELDDVLRDRAGTVVDLAAGPAWRAELLRLGPTEHVLCLVLHHAVADGWSQSVLYREIAAGYAGTEAPPLLARYADYAAWRADRDAERGQADLAWWTEHLAGAPTVLDLPRDRPRPPVQTYAGAVLAAPLPAAADADVRAAAARHGATPSVVVLAAIGVALARLTGRADHVVGAVVADRRRTAFTDLVGFFVDIVPLRLRSDTGASFADNIRYCLGEVLAAEAHPGAPLEEIVAALGVARDPSRAPLVQVLFNVFNFAEPRLELPGLDVTRVPLPVPGSPFDLTLYLTERDGRFVLEAAYNTDLYRPERMRALLDGLVQLIGTLAAAPEAATADAGPRFDTTGVTDAPAAAPARTGGSAAPATDTERLVAEVWQALLGRTELGATDNFFELGATSLAMVEASSRIAARIGRPVPVVDLFRFPNIRALAEHLDGSADTAALSRARQRSALRRRNIARRPNPR, translated from the coding sequence ATGGCTGACGAGAGTCTGTTCGCGCTGGTCCTGGCGCAGGCGCGGGCCACCCCCGACGCCATCGCGGTACGGCAGTGGGACCGGGCCGAGAGCTACGCGTCGCTGCTCGGCCGCGCCGGCGCGCTCGCGGCGACGCTGCCGACCGCCGGTACCGGGCTGATCGGGGTGTGCACCGAGCGCGGCGTCGAGATGGTCGTCGCGGTACTCGGGGCGCTGGGTTCCGGTGCCGGCTACCTGCCGCTGGACCCGGCACATCCGCGCGATCGGTTGCGGCACTTGGTCACCGAGTCGCAGGTGGACGCGATCGTGGTCGACGCCGCCGGCCGGGCCGCGCTGGGCCGGGTCGACGTACCGCTGGTGGAGATCCCGGCCGCGCCGCTGCCGCTGGCGGACGTACCGGCGGGGCCGCCCGGGCGCGACCGGCTCGCGTACCTCGCCTACACCTCCGGCTCCACCGGTACCCCGAAGGGCGTGCTGGTCAGCCAGCGCAGCGTGCTGGAGTTCGTCGACGCGTGCCGGGCGCTGACCGGCGCGACCGCCGCCGACCGGCTGCTCGGCCTCACCTCGCTGAGCTGGGACGCCTCGGTGATGGACCTGTTCCTGACGCTGACCACCGGCGCCACCGTCGCGCTGGTCGGCCACCGGGACCGGATCGACCCCGCACGGCTGGTCGGCTTCGCCGCAGCGCACGAGGTCACCTGGTGCGTGTGCACCCCGCCGGTACTGGCGCTGCTCGACCCGGTGGCGCTGCCGACGCTGCGCACGATCGTGGTCGGCGGCGAGGCGCTACCGCCGCGGCTGGTGCGACGCTGGCGGGACCGGCACCTGTTCAACGTGTACGGGCCGACGGAAACCACGGTGTTCGTGCTCGCCGCCGACCTGCACGGGGCGCCCGACGGGGAACCGCCGATCGGGGCACCGGTCGGTGCGCACGCCGCGTACCTGGTGGACGAGGCGCTGCAACCGGTCCCCGACGGCGAGATCGGCGAGCTGCTCATCGGCGGGCCCGGCGTGGCGTACGGCTACCTGAACGCGCCGCGGCTGACCGCCACCCGGTTCGTCCCGGACGCGCTGTCCGGCCGGCCCGGCGAGCGGCTGTACCGCACCGGCGACCTGGCCCGGCGCCGCCCGGACGGCCAGCTGGAGTTCCTCGGCCGCCGCGACGGCCAGGTCAAGATCCGCGGCCAGCGCGTCGAGACCGGCGAGATCGAGGCGGTACTGCAGGCGCACCCGGACGTGACCCAGGCCGCGGTGCTCGCCCTGCCCGGCCCGATCGGCCCCGAACTGGTCGCCTACCTCGCCCCCGCCACCGCGCCGGCCGACGGCGAACTCGTCGCGCACGCCGCCCGGCGGCTGACCGACGCCATGGTGCCCCGCCGGTACGTGCGACTCGACGCGCTGCCGTTCACCGTGGTCGGCAAGGTCGACCGGGACGCGCTCGCGGCGCTGACCACGATCGACCCGGCGGCGACACCGGCCGATCCGGTCGCCGCCGCCTGGGCCCGGGTGCTGGGCGGCAGCCCCGGCCCCGACGACGACTTCTTCGCCCACGGCGGCCACTCGCTCGCCGCCATGCGGCTGGTCGCCGAGCTGCGCGAGCTGTTCGCCCGCGACGTCACCGTCGAGGACGTGTTCGCCGGCCGCACCCCGGCCGGGATCGCCGCCCGCGTGGCCGCGGCCGGCCCGCTGACCGGGCCGGAGCCGACCACCGGGAACCCGCCCACGCTCTCGCCGTCGCAGCGCCGGCTGTGGTTCGTCGACCAGCTCGCCCCCGACTCCGCCGCCTACAACATCGCGTTCGCCGAACGCATCCGCGGCCCGCTGGACGTACCGGTGCTGGCCGCCGCGCTGCGCCGGGTCGCCGATCGGCACGACGTGCTGCGCTGGCGCATCGAGCAGCACGACGGCGTACCGCGACCGGTCTGCGACCCCAGCGGCGAGGTCCCGCTGCCGGTCACCGACGTCACCGAGGCCGAGCTGGACGACGTGCTGCGCGACCGCGCCGGTACCGTCGTCGACCTCGCCGCCGGCCCGGCCTGGCGCGCCGAACTGCTGCGGTTGGGGCCGACCGAGCACGTCCTCTGCCTCGTGTTGCACCACGCCGTCGCCGACGGCTGGTCCCAGTCGGTGCTGTACCGGGAGATCGCCGCCGGGTACGCCGGCACCGAAGCACCCCCGCTGCTGGCCAGGTACGCCGACTACGCGGCCTGGCGCGCCGACCGCGACGCCGAACGCGGCCAGGCCGACCTGGCCTGGTGGACCGAACACCTGGCCGGCGCGCCGACCGTGCTCGACCTGCCCCGCGACCGGCCCCGCCCACCGGTACAGACCTACGCCGGCGCGGTGCTCGCCGCGCCGCTGCCGGCCGCGGCCGACGCCGACGTACGGGCCGCCGCCGCGCGCCACGGCGCCACCCCGTCGGTGGTGGTACTCGCCGCCATCGGGGTGGCGCTCGCCCGGCTGACCGGCCGCGCCGACCACGTGGTCGGCGCCGTCGTCGCCGACCGCCGCCGCACCGCGTTCACCGACCTGGTCGGGTTCTTCGTCGACATCGTGCCGCTGCGGCTGCGCAGCGACACCGGCGCCAGCTTCGCCGACAACATCCGGTACTGCCTGGGCGAGGTGCTCGCCGCCGAGGCGCACCCGGGCGCCCCGCTGGAGGAGATCGTCGCCGCGCTCGGGGTGGCGCGCGATCCGTCCCGCGCCCCGCTGGTCCAGGTGCTGTTCAACGTGTTCAACTTCGCCGAGCCGCGGCTGGAGCTGCCCGGCCTGGACGTCACCCGGGTCCCGCTACCGGTGCCCGGCTCGCCGTTCGACCTCACCCTGTACCTGACCGAACGCGACGGCCGGTTCGTGCTGGAGGCCGCCTACAACACCGACCTGTACCGGCCGGAGCGGATGCGGGCGCTGCTCGACGGCCTGGTGCAGCTGATCGGCACGCTGGCCGCGGCGCCGGAGGCGGCCACCGCCGACGCGGGACCGCGGTTCGACACCACCGGCGTCACCGACGCGCCCGCGGCCGCCCCGGCCCGTACCGGCGGGTCGGCGGCACCGGCCACCGACACCGAACGGCTCGTCGCCGAGGTGTGGCAGGCACTGCTGGGCCGGACCGAGCTGGGCGCCACCGACAACTTCTTCGAACTCGGCGCGACGTCGCTCGCGATGGTCGAGGCCAGCAGCCGGATCGCCGCCCGCATCGGCCGGCCGGTACCGGTGGTGGATCTGTTCCGGTTCCCCAACATCCGGGCGCTCGCCGAACACCTGGACGGCTCCGCCGACACCGCGGCGCTCAGCCGCGCCCGGCAGCGCTCCGCCCTGCGCCGCCGCAACATCGCCCGCCGCCCCAACCCCCGCTGA
- a CDS encoding class I SAM-dependent methyltransferase produces the protein MRAHTSDGSAGDADYGAIGVAYARYRRPEPRITALIEQALEGARTVVNVGAGAGSYESPRFTITPVEPSASMRAQRPAHLAEAVDGVAERLPFDDDAFDAAMTTFSVHQWPDLAAGLREMRRVARGPVAVLTCDPDRVRGFWLYEYAPAVLDTEARRYPAIDDIVAVLGGRADVRTVPIPADCVDGFNEAYYARPEMLLDPAARQSCSAWSFVEPALAERYTDRLRAALDSGAWDDRYGRLRHQSELHGSLVLIRALP, from the coding sequence ATGAGAGCACACACGAGCGACGGGAGCGCCGGGGACGCCGACTACGGTGCCATCGGCGTGGCGTACGCGCGTTACCGCCGGCCGGAGCCGCGGATCACCGCGCTGATCGAGCAGGCGCTGGAGGGCGCCCGCACCGTGGTCAACGTCGGCGCCGGCGCCGGCTCGTACGAGTCGCCGCGCTTCACCATCACCCCGGTCGAACCGTCCGCGTCGATGCGCGCGCAGCGCCCGGCGCACCTGGCCGAGGCGGTCGACGGCGTGGCCGAGCGGTTGCCGTTCGACGACGACGCGTTCGACGCCGCGATGACCACCTTCAGCGTGCACCAGTGGCCCGATCTGGCGGCCGGGCTGCGCGAGATGCGCCGGGTCGCCCGCGGGCCGGTCGCGGTACTGACCTGCGACCCGGACCGGGTGCGCGGCTTCTGGCTGTACGAGTACGCGCCGGCCGTGCTCGACACCGAGGCGCGCCGCTACCCGGCGATCGACGACATCGTCGCCGTGCTGGGCGGCCGGGCCGACGTGCGGACCGTACCGATCCCGGCCGACTGCGTCGACGGCTTCAACGAGGCGTACTACGCGCGGCCGGAGATGCTGCTCGACCCCGCCGCCCGGCAGTCCTGTTCGGCCTGGAGCTTCGTCGAGCCCGCGCTGGCCGAGCGGTACACCGACCGGCTGCGCGCCGCGCTGGACTCCGGCGCCTGGGACGACCGGTACGGTCGGCTCCGGCACCAGAGCGAACTGCACGGCTCCCTGGTGTTGATCCGCGCCCTGCCCTGA
- a CDS encoding MerR family transcriptional regulator: MLEVKPQSTTRPRHPAPRDEQHPPRRKAAQDPLPAEGVTIAEAARRTGVSVHTLRYYERAGLVISAVDRTSGGRRRYHELDLKWVVICTKLRATGMPIRGIRRYAELVAAGPGNEAERLALLEAHRAEVRARLAEIQENLTLIDHKIDVYRGSLAAGDADRLWAPTNTA; encoded by the coding sequence GTGCTCGAAGTCAAGCCGCAGTCGACGACCCGACCACGCCACCCGGCGCCCCGGGACGAGCAGCATCCGCCCCGGCGGAAGGCGGCGCAGGATCCGCTGCCGGCCGAGGGGGTGACCATCGCCGAGGCGGCCCGCCGCACCGGCGTGAGCGTGCACACGCTGCGCTACTACGAGCGGGCCGGGCTGGTCATCAGCGCGGTCGATCGCACCAGTGGCGGTCGCCGGCGGTACCACGAACTCGACCTCAAGTGGGTCGTCATCTGCACCAAGCTGCGCGCCACCGGCATGCCGATCCGGGGCATCCGGCGCTACGCGGAGCTCGTCGCCGCCGGCCCCGGCAACGAGGCCGAGCGCCTCGCCCTGCTGGAGGCGCACCGCGCCGAGGTGCGCGCCCGGCTCGCCGAGATCCAGGAGAACCTGACGCTCATCGACCACAAGATCGACGTCTACCGCGGCAGCCTCGCCGCCGGCGACGCCGACCGGCTCTGGGCCCCCACCAACACCGCCTGA
- a CDS encoding MFS transporter — protein sequence MVSSVASSPAASATLSRRRKYLVLTICCISMIVVVMDISVVNVALPAIGHDLHAAESGLQWTVDAYTLVLAGFLVLAGSTADRIGRRRVFQAGLAVFGLGSLLCGLAPGVGWLVAARVVQAVGGTMLNPVALAIVANTFTGAAERARAIGVFGSVSGLGLALGPILGGGLVDAFGWRAVFWINVPVVAAAVVAAARYLPESRAERARRFDPVGQLLMVVLLGGVVTAIIESGPRGWGSPVIVGLLVAAALAVAGIVWYEPRRADPLLELRLFRSVPFSSAIVLAVFALCGFGAFLFVTTQYLQDVRGLPPVAAGLCLLPVGVPVLVISPLTGRLVARSGPVPPLLVAGTALALGGSASLWLRPGTPLCAVLATYLLFGVFLGTVNPPISNAAIAGMPRSMAGLAGSLASTGRQTGTTLGVAVSGAIVGPALAAGGTTFTAAAHRVWWIVVALGVGIVALALLGARTGRRPSRPRTT from the coding sequence ATGGTCTCCTCCGTGGCGTCATCACCGGCCGCCTCCGCGACGTTGAGCCGGCGGCGCAAGTACCTGGTGCTCACCATCTGCTGCATCAGCATGATCGTCGTGGTCATGGACATCTCCGTGGTCAACGTTGCACTCCCGGCGATCGGGCACGATCTGCACGCCGCCGAGTCCGGACTGCAGTGGACCGTGGACGCGTACACGCTGGTGCTGGCGGGGTTTCTGGTGCTGGCCGGATCGACCGCGGACCGGATCGGCCGGCGGCGGGTGTTCCAGGCCGGGCTCGCGGTCTTCGGCCTCGGGTCGCTGCTGTGCGGGCTGGCGCCGGGGGTCGGCTGGCTCGTCGCCGCGCGGGTGGTGCAGGCGGTCGGCGGCACCATGCTCAACCCGGTGGCCCTGGCGATCGTGGCGAACACGTTCACCGGTGCGGCCGAGCGCGCGCGGGCGATCGGCGTGTTCGGGTCCGTCTCGGGGCTGGGACTCGCCCTGGGGCCGATCCTCGGCGGCGGGCTGGTGGACGCGTTCGGCTGGCGTGCGGTCTTCTGGATCAACGTGCCGGTGGTGGCCGCCGCCGTCGTGGCCGCCGCCCGGTACCTGCCCGAGTCGCGCGCGGAGCGGGCCCGCCGGTTCGATCCGGTCGGGCAGCTGCTGATGGTGGTGCTGCTGGGCGGTGTGGTGACCGCGATCATCGAGTCGGGGCCGCGCGGCTGGGGCTCGCCGGTGATCGTCGGGCTGCTGGTGGCCGCGGCGCTCGCGGTGGCCGGCATCGTCTGGTACGAGCCGCGCCGGGCCGATCCGTTGCTGGAGCTGCGGCTGTTTCGCAGCGTGCCGTTCAGCTCGGCGATCGTACTGGCGGTGTTCGCGCTGTGCGGCTTCGGCGCGTTCCTGTTCGTGACCACGCAGTACCTGCAGGACGTGCGCGGGCTGCCGCCGGTCGCCGCGGGGCTGTGCCTGCTGCCGGTCGGGGTACCGGTGCTGGTGATCTCGCCGCTGACCGGCCGGCTCGTCGCCCGGTCCGGGCCGGTACCGCCGCTGCTGGTGGCCGGTACCGCACTGGCGCTGGGCGGGAGCGCGTCGCTGTGGCTGCGGCCGGGCACGCCGCTGTGTGCGGTGCTGGCGACGTACCTGCTGTTCGGGGTGTTCCTGGGCACGGTGAACCCGCCGATCAGCAACGCGGCGATCGCCGGCATGCCGCGGTCGATGGCCGGGCTGGCCGGCTCGCTCGCCTCCACCGGCCGGCAGACCGGTACCACGCTGGGGGTCGCGGTGTCCGGCGCGATCGTCGGCCCGGCGCTGGCCGCCGGCGGTACGACCTTCACCGCTGCGGCGCACCGGGTGTGGTGGATCGTCGTCGCGCTCGGCGTCGGCATCGTCGCGCTCGCCCTGCTCGGCGCCCGTACCGGCCGGCGCCCGTCGCGGCCCCGAACGACCTGA
- a CDS encoding acyl-CoA thioesterase/bile acid-CoA:amino acid N-acyltransferase family protein, with protein sequence MRRVAVVLSALAFVGAALGGCGQDERATISIDHPDSLSDRPVHVRIGGLPAGHTVSVQLRLVNKRTLASTAAYRVPSGGVVDLRTAKPVGGTPYHGADPMGLFWTLRAKTDAPWHLTWTLRYTLTVRDGGTVVGRRTLTRRSTVSGLHSRKLRPDTDGVYGTMFEPPAGSPKRPGVLVFGGSEGGEFLDGVARMLAVHGFPSLSLAYFGEPGLPSSLTRVPLEYFAKAMTVLSHQPGVDPRHLAVLGGSRGGEAALLVGSYFPAQVHAVIALTPANVAVGAPPSGHDPAWTYRGKAIPYTRQFNEPAPTDVPKAVIPVERIAGPVLLTCGGRDAVWASCPYARAADARLSAHHDRYPHRVLAYPGAGHRSNALLPYVPVRNDPTAQADEAAKRSEWPATLAFLKQLRSA encoded by the coding sequence GTGCGCAGAGTTGCGGTAGTGCTGTCGGCGTTGGCGTTCGTCGGTGCCGCGCTGGGCGGCTGTGGCCAGGACGAGCGCGCGACGATCTCGATCGACCATCCCGACTCACTGTCCGATCGGCCGGTGCACGTGCGCATCGGCGGCCTGCCGGCCGGCCACACCGTCTCGGTCCAGCTGCGGCTGGTGAACAAGCGGACGTTGGCGTCGACCGCGGCATACCGGGTGCCGTCGGGTGGTGTGGTCGATCTGCGCACCGCCAAACCGGTGGGCGGCACGCCGTACCACGGGGCCGATCCGATGGGGCTGTTCTGGACCCTGCGGGCGAAGACCGACGCGCCGTGGCACCTGACCTGGACGCTGCGGTACACGCTGACCGTGCGCGACGGCGGCACGGTTGTCGGCCGGCGCACGCTGACCCGGCGCAGCACCGTCTCCGGGCTGCACAGCCGGAAGCTGCGGCCGGACACCGACGGCGTGTACGGCACGATGTTCGAGCCGCCGGCCGGCTCGCCGAAACGTCCCGGGGTGCTGGTGTTCGGCGGCTCCGAAGGCGGCGAGTTCCTGGACGGGGTGGCCAGAATGCTTGCGGTGCACGGCTTTCCGTCGCTGAGCCTGGCCTACTTCGGCGAGCCGGGCCTGCCGTCGAGCCTGACCCGGGTGCCGCTGGAGTACTTCGCGAAGGCCATGACCGTGCTGTCCCACCAGCCCGGCGTCGACCCGAGACACCTGGCCGTACTGGGCGGTTCCCGCGGCGGCGAGGCCGCACTGCTGGTCGGTTCGTACTTTCCGGCTCAGGTGCACGCGGTGATCGCGTTGACCCCGGCGAACGTCGCTGTCGGCGCCCCGCCGTCGGGTCACGACCCGGCCTGGACCTATCGCGGCAAGGCGATCCCGTACACCCGGCAGTTCAACGAGCCGGCGCCCACCGACGTGCCGAAGGCGGTGATCCCGGTCGAGCGCATCGCCGGACCGGTGCTGCTCACCTGTGGTGGCCGGGACGCGGTGTGGGCGTCGTGCCCGTACGCGCGCGCCGCCGACGCGCGGCTGTCCGCGCACCACGACCGGTACCCGCACCGGGTGCTCGCCTATCCGGGTGCAGGGCACCGGTCGAACGCGTTGCTGCCCTACGTGCCGGTCCGCAACGACCCGACCGCGCAGGCCGACGAGGCGGCGAAGCGGTCCGAATGGCCCGCCACGCTCGCGTTCCTGAAGCAGTTGCGGTCGGCGTGA
- a CDS encoding MFS transporter: protein MDEGAESAAGVAARPREVLRQPAFGYLWTASSIRALGGAVSGVALNVLVVSVLHATPVQISILSALGVLPYLFLGLIVGALMDRWRRQRTLVVTSIGRAIALAAIPVLMFTDTLHFWSVAIVALVLGVLILFADSATQPLVPRIVPRESLVMANARLGQSQTVADTAGPALGGALLNVLGAPLLFVFDAIFTAASAVLQARIRVDEPKPGRREPGRHVGHDIAEGMRYTYRHPTLRPLALSVHTWFLGNSIVMTMFAVFVLRQLKLQPWGYGLALAFGGVGGFLGALIAPRVGARLGAGRAIFLGRALVVAPWLALAVVPVSAASRGVALLALVAAAQFVYCLAMGIEDANDTGYRQSVAPDAIQGRMNSTIRTVNRTVFFFGALLAGLVATFLGYRLTMGIGAAIFVVAALIVAFSPLLRARHDEAPPPAE from the coding sequence GTGGACGAGGGCGCGGAGTCGGCGGCCGGCGTCGCAGCCCGCCCGCGCGAGGTGCTCCGCCAGCCGGCGTTCGGCTACCTCTGGACCGCGAGCAGCATCCGCGCGCTCGGGGGCGCCGTTTCCGGTGTCGCGCTCAACGTTCTGGTCGTTTCGGTGCTGCACGCGACGCCCGTACAGATCAGCATCCTGAGCGCGCTCGGCGTGCTGCCCTACCTGTTCCTCGGGCTGATCGTCGGTGCGCTCATGGACCGCTGGCGCCGGCAGCGCACGCTCGTCGTCACCAGCATCGGGCGGGCGATCGCTCTTGCCGCGATTCCGGTCCTGATGTTCACCGACACGCTGCATTTCTGGTCGGTCGCGATCGTCGCTCTCGTGCTCGGCGTGCTGATCCTGTTCGCCGACTCGGCCACGCAGCCGCTCGTCCCGCGGATCGTGCCCCGCGAATCCCTCGTCATGGCCAACGCGCGCCTCGGACAGAGCCAGACGGTGGCCGACACCGCGGGGCCGGCGCTCGGCGGCGCGCTGCTGAACGTCCTCGGCGCGCCCCTGCTTTTCGTGTTCGACGCGATCTTCACCGCGGCCTCGGCGGTGCTCCAGGCCCGCATCAGGGTCGACGAGCCGAAGCCGGGCCGTCGCGAACCCGGCCGCCATGTCGGTCACGACATCGCGGAGGGCATGCGCTACACGTACCGTCACCCGACGCTGCGTCCGCTGGCGCTCTCGGTGCACACCTGGTTTCTCGGCAACAGCATCGTGATGACCATGTTCGCGGTGTTCGTCCTCCGGCAGCTGAAGCTTCAACCCTGGGGGTACGGGCTCGCGCTGGCGTTCGGCGGAGTCGGCGGGTTTCTCGGGGCACTCATCGCGCCGCGCGTCGGCGCGCGGCTCGGTGCGGGGCGCGCGATCTTCCTCGGCCGAGCCCTGGTCGTCGCGCCATGGCTCGCGCTCGCGGTGGTGCCCGTGAGCGCCGCCAGTCGTGGCGTCGCGCTGCTGGCGCTGGTTGCCGCGGCGCAGTTCGTCTACTGCCTCGCCATGGGCATCGAAGACGCGAACGACACCGGGTACCGGCAGTCCGTCGCGCCCGATGCGATCCAGGGCCGGATGAACTCGACGATCCGCACCGTCAACCGCACCGTCTTCTTCTTCGGCGCCCTGCTGGCCGGACTGGTCGCCACGTTCCTCGGCTACCGCCTGACCATGGGCATCGGCGCCGCGATCTTCGTGGTCGCCGCGCTCATCGTCGCCTTCTCGCCACTCCTGCGTGCGCGGCACGACGAGGCGCCCCCACCGGCAGAGTGA
- a CDS encoding MOSC domain-containing protein: protein MSLSTPLRVIDSIAGDGVAWTAELAAGGHAAARAVLAWDEPRSRAAPVHREGEMATLLSVNVGMPRDVTWQGRTVHTGIVKNPVDGPRLVRRLNVDGDGQGDLAGHGGEIRAVLVYQRESYQHWRRELGRDDLGYGRFGENFTVDGLPDDQVHIGDRYRIGGAEFEVTQPRVTCFRVGMRLGVPEMPSLLVSHHRPGFYLRVLTEGYVRAGDEIVRTHVGEHEMTVAAIDALLYLPDRDEEALRRAVEIPALSPGWRQSFRDLIDAPGAAPPVGVEPAGWPGFRPMRITRIVPESASITSLHLGALDDAGPLPRPRPGQYLTVRVPGVSDPAPVRSYSLSAAPSSRDYRISVKREPHGAVSGYLHGRLRVGDTLDVAAPRGEFVLDASPGGGAVLLLSAGVGVTPVLAMLHALTAARDEREIWWLHTARSAADHAFAAEAHRLLAALPHGHERIYYTAPDPSAAPVVPVMPGRIDRSALAALDLPAGTAVYLCGPEGFMAAMRTALADLGVADADIHAELFGALAPINPGVVGAATVPPHPPAGAPGTAPQVTFARSGLSVPWRDDFRTVLEFAEACDVPTRWSCRTGVCHTCQTTVLSGAVRYRPDPLEPPDAGTALLCCSTPDSDLVLDL from the coding sequence GTGTCCCTTTCGACACCGCTGCGCGTTATCGACTCGATCGCCGGCGATGGTGTCGCCTGGACCGCCGAACTGGCCGCGGGCGGGCACGCCGCGGCCCGTGCCGTGCTTGCCTGGGACGAGCCGCGGTCGAGGGCGGCCCCGGTACACCGGGAGGGTGAGATGGCCACGTTGTTGTCGGTCAACGTCGGAATGCCGCGCGACGTGACCTGGCAGGGTCGCACCGTGCACACCGGGATCGTGAAGAACCCGGTGGACGGGCCGCGGCTGGTCCGGCGGCTCAACGTCGACGGCGACGGGCAGGGCGATCTCGCCGGGCACGGTGGCGAGATCCGCGCCGTCCTGGTCTACCAGCGCGAGTCGTACCAGCACTGGCGCCGGGAACTGGGCCGCGACGACCTCGGCTACGGCCGGTTCGGGGAGAACTTCACCGTCGACGGGCTTCCCGACGACCAGGTGCACATCGGCGACCGGTACCGGATCGGCGGGGCCGAGTTCGAGGTCACCCAGCCTCGGGTCACCTGCTTCCGGGTCGGCATGCGGCTGGGCGTACCGGAGATGCCGTCGCTACTGGTGTCCCATCACCGGCCCGGCTTCTACCTGCGGGTGCTCACCGAGGGGTACGTGCGGGCCGGAGACGAGATCGTGCGCACCCACGTCGGCGAGCACGAGATGACCGTCGCCGCCATCGATGCACTGCTCTACCTGCCGGACCGGGACGAGGAGGCGTTGCGCCGGGCGGTCGAGATTCCGGCGCTGAGCCCCGGCTGGCGGCAGTCGTTCCGCGACCTGATCGATGCGCCGGGCGCCGCGCCACCGGTCGGCGTGGAACCCGCCGGTTGGCCCGGATTCCGGCCGATGCGCATCACCCGGATCGTGCCCGAGAGCGCCAGCATCACCTCGCTTCACCTGGGTGCCCTCGACGACGCCGGTCCGCTGCCCCGGCCGCGCCCCGGTCAGTACCTGACGGTGCGGGTGCCGGGCGTGAGCGATCCGGCGCCGGTGCGCAGCTACTCGCTGTCGGCGGCGCCGTCCTCGCGCGACTACCGGATCAGCGTCAAGCGCGAGCCGCACGGCGCCGTCAGCGGGTACCTGCACGGCCGGCTGCGGGTGGGTGACACTCTCGACGTGGCCGCGCCGCGCGGTGAGTTCGTCCTCGACGCGAGCCCCGGTGGTGGGGCGGTGCTGCTGCTGTCCGCCGGTGTCGGCGTCACCCCGGTGCTGGCGATGCTGCACGCGCTTACCGCGGCCCGCGACGAGCGGGAGATCTGGTGGCTGCACACCGCGCGGTCGGCCGCCGACCACGCGTTCGCGGCCGAGGCGCACCGGCTGCTCGCCGCACTGCCGCACGGTCACGAGCGGATCTACTACACCGCACCGGATCCGTCCGCCGCACCGGTGGTACCGGTGATGCCGGGCCGGATCGACCGGTCCGCGCTGGCCGCCCTCGACCTGCCCGCCGGTACCGCCGTCTACCTGTGCGGGCCGGAGGGGTTCATGGCCGCCATGCGCACGGCGCTGGCCGACCTGGGCGTCGCCGACGCCGACATCCACGCCGAGCTGTTCGGCGCGCTGGCGCCGATCAATCCCGGGGTCGTCGGCGCCGCCACCGTGCCGCCGCATCCGCCGGCCGGCGCGCCCGGTACCGCGCCGCAGGTCACCTTCGCCCGCAGTGGGCTGAGCGTGCCGTGGCGAGACGACTTCCGTACCGTGCTGGAGTTCGCCGAGGCGTGCGACGTGCCGACCCGGTGGTCGTGCCGGACCGGGGTGTGTCACACCTGTCAGACCACGGTGCTGTCCGGCGCGGTGCGCTACCGGCCCGATCCGCTGGAGCCGCCGGACGCGGGCACCGCGTTGCTGTGCTGCTCGACCCCGGACAGCGATCTGGTGCTCGATCTGTGA